The stretch of DNA AATGACACATTATGTAACTAAAACAATCTGTCCTTCGTCATTTAGTGCTTATATTTTGCATTTCCCTTCCCTCTCATGTTAGACATGTTTGCTTAGGGTTATGGTTAGTTGACATACTTGAATTTCTATGTATTATTAAAATGTAAGATTATATTAACTCACCCAATCGAACATTTCAGAATGCTGCTCGTCTGGACAGTGAGATAATTTATGATCGAGACTTTGACTATGATTATTTTGGATTTAAAACTCTTGAGAGGTCGTATCTCTTAAAAGTTTGTGGCAAGGTAGTGGAGAGGCCACAACACATGTTGATGAGAGTAGCTGTTGGAATCCACAAAGATGACATTGACTCTGTCATTGGAACATACCATCTGTTGTCTCAGCGGTGGTTCACTCATGCTTCACCCACCTTGTTCAATGCAGGCACCCCCAAGCCTCAGGTACCAAAATGCTAGACTTGTTCTTTTGTTTTGCAAATTACCATTAATTCTTCAGTTTGCTTATTTATTTATTGGGTTTTGTCAGTTAAGCAGTTGTTTCCTCGTATGCATGAAAGAAGATAGCATTGAGGGAATATATGATACTCTGAAGGAGTGTGCTATAATAAGCAAGTCAGCTGGAGGAATTGGCGTTTCTGTTCACAACATCCGTGCAACAGGAAGTTATATCCGTGGTACAAATGGAACATCCAATGGTATTGTTCCCATGCTAAGGGTGTTCAATGATACTGCTCGTTATGTTGATCAAGGAGGTGGCAAAAGAAAGGGTAATTTGGTTAGAATTCACTTACTGTTATTCTCATGTTATCAATTCCAAAAGTTGTGTTGCTGATCTTCATCTTATAGGTGCATTTGCTGTATATTTGGAGCCTTGGCATGCTGatatatatgaatttcttgagCTTAGAAAGAACCATGGAAAGGTATGCTTCTTTAATTTCTAATTTTCTATGAAGCCTCGACATCTTatgttaaaatattattatttttaattatgccTAGTTAATTAGTTACTTACTATTCGTCATGAATGATGATATATTACTAGCTATTTAACATTGTCGAACTTTGTCATGTACCATGTTGTATATATTCCTTTTTTGTTGTTGCATCCATGCCCTATTGTTTTCTACTTTTATAGCTCCTGATTATTTGACATTTGTATTGTATTGGTAATGTGCATCTGCATCCGTACTTCTCATGGCTGTTGCTTATTCTTTAAGAGGGGAAAAAACTAAAACTCTTTGTTCTCATCCAAAGTAAGAAGTGCATAAATAATACCTTAGACAAGGTCATATGTGATCTTGAATCAAACGAACAAAGGAAAAAGTATAGAAGTCACTATGTGAAACATGTTATTCAATCCATTACAATAACTAGTTTTATTGGTAAGGTTCTTACTTGGTTGCAAATAGCTAAAAAACAATCAAACACCTTTTTGAATGAATAATTATTGGAGAGTTACTTATTTTTATCTTGTGGAGTCCAATTCTTAAGTTCTTTTGCAGGAAGAGCAtagagctagggatttgttttatGCCCTTTGGATTCCAGATCTCTTCATGGAAAGAGTGCAGAGTAATGGACAATGGTCTTTGTTTTGCCCTAATGAAGCTCCAGGGCTAGCTGATTGTTGGGGAGATGATTTTGAGAAACTCTACCTTAAGTACGAGAAAGAAGTGAGTCTATCCTGCAAATATCAAATTCTTGAACAATTTCAATTAATATTATTAGTCATTTCTTCCATTGTTGAACTTTAGGGCAAGGCGAAGAAGGTTGTTACAGCACAGAATCTTTGGTTTGAGGTCCTCAAATCTCAAATTGAAACTGGAACACCATATATGCTTTTCAAGGTACTGGATCAAATTATCATGATCTTTAAAAAGAATTTTCTGAATCATGATGTTGTCGCTTTTATACACAtgtaggatacttgcaatagaaaaagTAATCAACAGAATCTTGGCACAATTAAGTCTTCAAACCTATGCACAGAGATTATTGAGTACACTAGTCCAACGGAAACAGCTGTGTGCAACTTGGCATCCATTGCTTTATCTCGGTTTATCAGAGAGAAGGTGCGTTCTCATGGATCCTTGCTCAATAGTTCTAGTAATGAATTCTAGTTTTTGGTATCAGATCACTCCGTGGAATACATTTCTTGTTTTTCTAATGAGTTGCTCTCAGGGGGTTCCGATAGAATCACATCCATCCAAGCTGGTTGGCAGTAGTGGGTCGGCAAACAGATACTTTGACTTTGACAAGCTTGGTGAGGTAGGATCTATTTTTAAGACTTTCATGAAATATATACATCCACAGTCCAGAGTATGCCTAAAGAAACATCTATACTTCTATTTGCAGGTAAGTGCTATAATAACAGCAAACCTCAACAAAATAATTGACGTGAACTACTACCCAATTGAAACTGCAAGGAGATCGAATCTCCGTCATAGGCCAATTGGAATTGGGGTTCAGGGTTTGGCTGACACTTTCATCTTACTTGGCATGCCCTTTGATTCGCCCGAGGTAATTGTTGACATCCaagtgatttttttcttttttcttttagttttttGATGTGAATCTTTTTGTTAATTATTAACGCTTTCTGCAGGCTCAGCAGCTGAACAAGACAATATTTGAGACCATATACTACCATGCTCTTAGAGCTTCTTGTGAAATTGCTAGGAAAGATGGTTTTTATGAGACTTATCAAGGAAGTCCAGTGAGCAAGGTTTGGGTTCATTAGCTAATGCTCTTTTGTATTCCTTCATTTGCTTCAAGGTGCAAGCTTTCTGTTAAAAACTTGTTCAAAGCATCATAGCCAATATCTGTATGCAACTACATTTTGCATTTCTTGTTTGCAAGCAGGGCTAATATGTGCATGTTATAGTACTATAGTTTACATAGGAGGAATGCATGTTCAGATATGGTTAATCGGGATTCTCTTGGAAAGGAATGTTCTTTTAGCTGTATCAAGCTATATTTATCACTTGAGGGATATGTTTTGACAGAAGGTTTATATCATGGTAATCATTTTCTTGAACTCTTGGAAGATTTCTAATTGAATATTTGCCCAGGGAATTCTCCAACCTGACATGTGGAACATTACTCCATCAGACCGATGGGATTGGTCTGCATTAAGGGAAATGATATCTAAAAATGGTGTCAGGAACTCTCTTCTTATTGCTCCTATGCCTACTGCATCAACTAGTCAAATTCTTGGGAACAATGAATGTTTTGAGCCATACACATCTAACATTTACAGTCGCAGGGTCCTAAGGTATGCTTTAaacatattattttttgttcatttTTGAAAGCATCAGTCAGTATGTATGTATGATAACTACAATTTTTTCAGTGGAGAATTTGTTGTTGTGAACAAACATCTCCTACATGACTTGACTGAGATGGGTCTGTGGTCACCTACACTCAAAAACAAGATAATTTATGATGATGGTTCCATTCTCAAGATTCCTGAAATTCCAGATAATTTGAAAGCAATATACAAGTGAGATAACACAAGCAAATTATTTCTTCATATTGTCTAAAATTCTTTTCTGTATATGTTAATTAGACTTTTGACCTTAGAACCGTATGGGAGATTAAGCAAAGGACTCTAGTTGACATGGCTGTTGATCGTGGGTGCTACATAGATCAGAGTCAGAGTCTTAACATCCATATGGACCAACCCAATTTCGGAAAGTTAACGTCATTGCACTTCTATGCATGGTCTAAGGTGACATCTTTTAACTCTCAACTAAATATCTTAATTTGCTCATTTAAAACTATTTATTTAGTATGATGAATAGGAACTTGTGTGGGCTAAATTAAAATGTAGGGTTTAAAGACTGGAATGTACTATTTGCGTACACGTGCTGCCGCCGATGCAATCAAGTTCACAGTTGACACCTCTTTGCTCCAGGTTAGAGTTCCTCATGAATTACATCAAGTTGCAAATCACATGTTTCTTTGATTATCAACTTATTTCTGGTATGTTAGTGTATTGGCCTTGAATTTCCATATATGGATGGGATGCAGAAAACTAATAAACCGGTAGAGGATGATGATGTGGAAGCCAAACTGGCACAAGTTGCTTGTTCCCTAGAAAATGGTGAAGCGTGCATGGCGTGTGGAAGTTAGGACGTATCATATTTCAGCCGAAGGGATACTCTTAGTTGGTGATTCAATCATCGATTGAATGATGAAAAGTACCGATGGTCGGTTATCTTCAGACTGGAGCTCTCCTGGCCTCCTTTTTGAAGCTCTTTTGGCCTCCTTTTATATTTGCTTGATAGAAGAAGAGCTTGCGATTTTAGGTCTTTTGCTATTTACTTATGGCCACTATCTAC from Musa acuminata AAA Group cultivar baxijiao chromosome BXJ2-11, Cavendish_Baxijiao_AAA, whole genome shotgun sequence encodes:
- the LOC103971825 gene encoding ribonucleoside-diphosphate reductase large subunit yields the protein MYVVKRDGRHEAVHFDKITARLKKLSYGLSQEHCDPVLVAQKVCAGVYKGVTTSQLDELAAETAAAMTSNHPDYASLAARIAVSNLHKNTKKSFSETVKLMYHHVNERSGQEAPLIADDVYEIIMKNAARLDSEIIYDRDFDYDYFGFKTLERSYLLKVCGKVVERPQHMLMRVAVGIHKDDIDSVIGTYHLLSQRWFTHASPTLFNAGTPKPQLSSCFLVCMKEDSIEGIYDTLKECAIISKSAGGIGVSVHNIRATGSYIRGTNGTSNGIVPMLRVFNDTARYVDQGGGKRKGAFAVYLEPWHADIYEFLELRKNHGKEEHRARDLFYALWIPDLFMERVQSNGQWSLFCPNEAPGLADCWGDDFEKLYLKYEKEGKAKKVVTAQNLWFEVLKSQIETGTPYMLFKDTCNRKSNQQNLGTIKSSNLCTEIIEYTSPTETAVCNLASIALSRFIREKGVPIESHPSKLVGSSGSANRYFDFDKLGEVSAIITANLNKIIDVNYYPIETARRSNLRHRPIGIGVQGLADTFILLGMPFDSPEAQQLNKTIFETIYYHALRASCEIARKDGFYETYQGSPVSKGILQPDMWNITPSDRWDWSALREMISKNGVRNSLLIAPMPTASTSQILGNNECFEPYTSNIYSRRVLSGEFVVVNKHLLHDLTEMGLWSPTLKNKIIYDDGSILKIPEIPDNLKAIYKTVWEIKQRTLVDMAVDRGCYIDQSQSLNIHMDQPNFGKLTSLHFYAWSKGLKTGMYYLRTRAAADAIKFTVDTSLLQKTNKPVEDDDVEAKLAQVACSLENGEACMACGS